The region AACATAAATGGTAGATAAGACAGCTCCAAtgggttctttttcttttcttttttttttccttttcaaccTATTTCCTAGAGACTActcattttgtttctttctacTATTAAACTAATTATTAATAGCCTCTATCTAGGACTCTGCCTtccttgaagaaaaaaaattataaaaaagaaaaaatacaatggAATAAACGAACCAGTAAATAGCAGTTAGGTGGGTTAGTGCCAAGCAGATGCTGAGATCAGGTTGCGGTCTTTCCACCCCAGAAGCATGGCTCCATCCTTCTCCACCAGGGTATAATGCTCAGAGTAACATCTCAGCAAGCTCCTTATCACAGAATTCACGTAAGAGCTCAGTGGAGATTGCTGGAATCCGGCCATCGTGAACCTAGACTTCCATTTCCCCAGCAGTTCATGGCGCTCCACTCTCTCCTTTCCCTCGCAAGCGATAATGTTGACGATGTCCCGGGCTAAGCAATGCTGCTCCACGTTGATCCGCTCCTTGCTGTCCCTTGGCAGGGTCACGTCTATGGACTCGAACATGGCCGAGTAGAAGTCGAGAGTTTCCATGAATCTAGATAAGAAAGGAGCCGTGTTTGTCTTTGATTCTTGCTCCACCAGAGTGACCACCTTGGGAGAGAGTGACTTTACCATCCTGAGAAGCCCGTCCCGGGGATTGTTCACGTCGACGCTCTCATCAGGGGTGTGGTGGAGCATCAGAGGTAGGTTCACGGCCAGTGCCTCCCCGGCCCTTACGTCGAGCATCTCCCGTGTAACTTCTGAAACGAAGACAGGCACAGCGTGGAACTCAACCGGAATATTGAATTTATCAGAGATCGCTGCTAGACGTTTCCCTACTGCTTCCAAACTGGCTCCACGAGCGTATTTGTTAACAGGGTCGTCGATCCCTGTGATCCGGACATAAGGCGCCCCGCTCGGCCGTGCTGCAAGTGCCTGTAAGAGAGTGATCCACTGGGTTCCCTGAGCTATTTGGAAGTCTATGATATGGATGCGGTCCTCGGTCCGGCATGCCTCAGCAATTGCCCCATTTGCAGCCATGTACCCGAACTTCAAGTAAGGGCAGATTTCATAAAGAATTTGCATATACGAAAGCAATTCTTCTCCTTCCGGCTCCTTGCACCTCAGAGTTCGGTATATGTTTGTGCCCGATGCTTCTTTCCTTGCTATCAAACCCTCTACTATATAAGCACCGAGACGCTGGATTGGCTCTCCGCTGATCGACACAGCACTCCGAGCCTTTTCAACCAGTTTCtgaaattcatctaatctatttTCGGAGAGGGCTTTAGCGCAAGCAATCAGCAGCTGCTTCAGATTGCCAGGTGGGAAGCTTTGCATGGAAACCTCTTCCATTGCTTTGTGACGCTTCTCAGTACGAACTGCATTGCTGGAATCACTGGGTGGCTGAGACTGGGCCATGTGAGAGCCCAGGGAATCATGGCTCCATCGCATGGACCTCTGATCCGACATTTGTGGCTGCATACTTTCCCCAAAATGAGGACTTGGTACTGTTACTTCATTGCCGTCAGGTCCCATCAGAACAGTTTCTAAATTCCTGAG is a window of Diospyros lotus cultivar Yz01 chromosome 10, ASM1463336v1, whole genome shotgun sequence DNA encoding:
- the LOC127812034 gene encoding scarecrow-like protein 21 isoform X1, with product MDSRHFFGYGVTSADFSCSSDPTVPSIPSRLLESLKFDFRNSPNSPFSAQFDSRTVTTLSDSQEQHSSTENLSGASPSGNSSFETTSYFQQLSPPLDFHQGSPQLLVGGTSFFQDASSDMQYTLRNLETVLMGPDGNEVTVPSPHFGESMQPQMSDQRSMRWSHDSLGSHMAQSQPPSDSSNAVRTEKRHKAMEEVSMQSFPPGNLKQLLIACAKALSENRLDEFQKLVEKARSAVSISGEPIQRLGAYIVEGLIARKEASGTNIYRTLRCKEPEGEELLSYMQILYEICPYLKFGYMAANGAIAEACRTEDRIHIIDFQIAQGTQWITLLQALAARPSGAPYVRITGIDDPVNKYARGASLEAVGKRLAAISDKFNIPVEFHAVPVFVSEVTREMLDVRAGEALAVNLPLMLHHTPDESVDVNNPRDGLLRMVKSLSPKVVTLVEQESKTNTAPFLSRFMETLDFYSAMFESIDVTLPRDSKERINVEQHCLARDIVNIIACEGKERVERHELLGKWKSRFTMAGFQQSPLSSYVNSVIRSLLRCYSEHYTLVEKDGAMLLGWKDRNLISASAWH
- the LOC127812034 gene encoding chitin-inducible gibberellin-responsive protein 1-like isoform X2 translates to MGPDGNEVTVPSPHFGESMQPQMSDQRSMRWSHDSLGSHMAQSQPPSDSSNAVRTEKRHKAMEEVSMQSFPPGNLKQLLIACAKALSENRLDEFQKLVEKARSAVSISGEPIQRLGAYIVEGLIARKEASGTNIYRTLRCKEPEGEELLSYMQILYEICPYLKFGYMAANGAIAEACRTEDRIHIIDFQIAQGTQWITLLQALAARPSGAPYVRITGIDDPVNKYARGASLEAVGKRLAAISDKFNIPVEFHAVPVFVSEVTREMLDVRAGEALAVNLPLMLHHTPDESVDVNNPRDGLLRMVKSLSPKVVTLVEQESKTNTAPFLSRFMETLDFYSAMFESIDVTLPRDSKERINVEQHCLARDIVNIIACEGKERVERHELLGKWKSRFTMAGFQQSPLSSYVNSVIRSLLRCYSEHYTLVEKDGAMLLGWKDRNLISASAWH